In Sporichthya polymorpha DSM 43042, a genomic segment contains:
- the hisN gene encoding histidinol-phosphatase, whose translation MSDFQDKYADDLSLALSLADAADAITTARFRALDLRIESKPDLTPVTDADRDTEQHLRDLLADARPVDAVHGEEFGDAGSGARRWVIDPIDGTKNFVRGVPVWATLIALMDGDDVVVGVVSAPALGRRWWASAGGGAWTRSGAAEPARCQVSAVATLADASLSYSSLSGWEERGLLPGFLDLTRACWRTRAYGDFWSYVLLAEGTVDLAAEPEVALHDLAPLALIVSEAGGTFTDVSGRPGPDGGSAVATNGLLHSAVLAHLT comes from the coding sequence CCTCGCCGACGCTGCGGACGCGATCACCACCGCCCGGTTCCGCGCCCTCGACCTGCGGATCGAGTCGAAGCCCGACCTGACCCCGGTCACCGACGCCGACCGCGACACCGAGCAGCACCTGCGGGACCTGCTCGCCGACGCGCGACCCGTCGACGCGGTCCACGGCGAGGAGTTCGGGGACGCCGGTTCCGGCGCCCGCCGCTGGGTGATCGATCCGATCGACGGCACGAAGAACTTCGTGCGCGGCGTCCCGGTCTGGGCGACGCTGATCGCGCTCATGGACGGCGACGACGTCGTCGTCGGCGTGGTCTCGGCCCCCGCGCTCGGCCGGCGCTGGTGGGCGAGCGCGGGTGGCGGCGCCTGGACGCGCAGCGGTGCGGCGGAGCCGGCGCGCTGCCAGGTCTCCGCGGTCGCGACGCTCGCCGACGCGTCGCTGTCGTACTCGAGCCTGTCCGGCTGGGAGGAGCGCGGCCTGCTGCCGGGGTTCCTCGACCTGACCCGCGCGTGCTGGCGGACGCGGGCGTACGGGGACTTCTGGTCCTACGTGCTGCTCGCGGAGGGGACGGTCGACCTGGCCGCGGAACCCGAGGTCGCGTTGCACGACCTCGCCCCGCTCGCGCTGATCGTGTCCGAGGCCGGCGGGACGTTCACCGACGTCTCCGGACGGCCGGGCCCGGACGGCGGCAGTGCGGTCGCGACCAACGGCCTCCTCCACAGCGCGGTCCTCGCCCACCTGACGTAG